attgtgtgctGTTTAGAATGCATTTCTAGACcttgtcaaattattattatattactaatgTATAACTGACTTTTTTAACTTTCAgggggctgagtttgaatcccagcattcacctctaacttttataagtaatgTGCATCTAACACCTTATCACTGTGCCCTGCCTTGTAAACGGCTATTAATGGGCTGTTAAgatgaagtgatattttaattcttttaaatcCAAAGTGTTACAAGGTGTGGGAGATAGAACTCAGTCTCCCAGTCAGTAGAAACTAAAGTCTTACCCACTATCATTGCTTCAACAGGGTTTAATACTTCCCAAACAATCCCAGCATTGAagctaacaaaacaaaaacaaaaaaaaatcgaatcgTTCAACCCATTTCCAAGTATTAGCGAGACACAAGGATGGTAATTGGCAATTGGTTAATACATAATTCTTACGTTTCCATTGCTAAAGTCCAACAGGTAATTTGTTCTAGTAGATTACTTTGCAATCACAACCAAAACAATTAACTTTACTATCTCCGTACATCCAATCCACCTTATATGAAGGTGGAGGACATAACTCTGATCCAAAAAGGTAGACCGCGATTCTGTATTTACATTCTAGATtcactttcttcttcttttgatttatggcttttcgttaGATTCACTTTAGAGATAAACACAAAATGACATTTAAGTTAAAATGACGGACtcttatactatttatttactagtcTGTGCTTTTAACTATGGAGTATGGaggggagaaaagttgaaaaagtgtccagttgttgcgctaaataacagttcaaaaatcctccacaatggcgctggtggatgcacagggtatggtatgaatgtagcaatcgtagatgaattgaagtatgccgagttaaaaaatttaatgtcattatcgactaaagtagttaaatattgagaatttcaacaacttacgttgtacaaaatattatggtaaatataaccttacttccttgtatctccatacttccttgtttatttttcaagcctactctaacaatatttatatttggcgcttcttttaagagttaccctgatgcaaatgtggcgccatcctaatttaatacattttaacgacactttttcatatacacagatgactctccttacctctaccctccatactattgaggtatggagggtagaggtataACTTCAGTAACTAACGGTGCTAACGctaaagtatggagggtagaggtaaggagagtcatcttatatgggagaaaagttgaaaaagtgtccagtgtatgcgctaaataacagttcaaaaatcctccacaatggcgctggtggatgcacacggtatggtatgaatgtagcaatcgtagatgaattgaagtatgccgagttaaaaaatttaatgtcattatcgactaaagtagttaaatattgagaatttcaacaacttacgttgtacaaaatattatggtaaatataaccttacttccttgtatctccatacttccttgtttatttttcaagcctactctaacaatatttatatttggcgcttcttttaagagttaccctgatgcaaatgtggcgccatcctaatttaatacattttgacgacactttttcatatacacagatgactctccttacctctaccctccatactattgaggtatggagggtagaagtataacttcagtAACTAACGGTGCTAACGctaaagtatggagggtagaggtaaggagagtcatcttatatgggagaaaagttgaaaaagtgtccagtgtatgcgctaaataacagttcaaaaatcctccacaatggcgctggtggatgcacacggtatggtatgaatgtagcaatcgtagatgaattgaagtatgccgagttaaaaaatttaatgtcattatcgattaaagtagttaattattgagaatttcaacaacttacgttgtacaaaatattgtggtaaatataaccttacttccttgtatctccatacttccttgtttatttttcaagcctactctaacaatatttatatttggcgcttcttttaagagttaccctgatgcaaatgtggcgccatcctaatgtaatacattttgacgacactttttcatatacacagatgactctccttacctctaccctccatacttttaACCCCAAAACCCCAGACGATCACAATCACGATGCTTTCCGGCTCTGGGTCCtagctatggagggtagaggtaaggagagtcatctgtgtatatgaaaaagtgtcgtcaaaatgtattaaattaggatggcgccacatttgcatcagggtaactcttaaaagaagcgccaaatataaatattgttagagtaggcttaaaaattaaacaaggaagtatggagatacaaggaagtaaggttatatttaccacaatattttgtacaacgtaagttgttgaaattctcaataattaactactttaatcgataatgacattaaattttttaactcggcatacttcaattcatctacgattgctacattcataccataccctgtgcatccaccagcgctattgtggaggatttttgaactgttatttagcgcatacactggacactttttcaatttttctcccatataagatgactctccttacctctaccctccatagtcctAGCCTATGTTTTTTGGATGTTTTTTAAAACGTACTGCAACGTCGGGTTCCAGCTTCATTTACATATTATGTAGCGTTTGTATCCTCTCGGCAACGTAAGTAATGAATAATCCTCATAATGATAATACTTTAGTGTGCTCAATTCACCATATTAAAAATTGCTGATAATAAAAATGTGAGACGTTGCCACACACGATAGGTTTTCCTTAAACATAGTTCTTAAGTTTTTGTCAACCTTTTTTGAAATTACATATTACACACGTGACAGCAGTGTCTTCTCTTGCTTACAACGCTTTCATAAAAAGACACGATATTTAAAACATCTTTTCCTAATGAATGCAAGAGATttggtttatatatttatataatctaaaatttgtaaaattttagaCAACAATGCGTGGTTTCTATACACAGAGCCATTTTACCACAACTTTGCCAGTTAACGAACCCAGGACTTTCCTCTTAAAACTCACCGCTGCGACATGTAGAGCGTCAAATAACAGCGTTTCTACATtctatatattgtttacatgCTGTGATGGCATTGTCCATAAATGAGCATTATTTTTTAaggtaaacaaatataaaaggcTACtagattttgtattatttaatagcCCTAGCCGTCTAGATATAGAAAATCATCAATACTTTCAGTTTAATATTGTGTCCTCttatttttacactttattaattttgtaaatgtaatgtctatatatataaaaagtatttcacGTTGGCGAAATATCCTACAAAGTTAttctaacattaaaatatatgcaCGTACGTTGGCTCAACACCATTTTACTTCAGGTGTAGCAAGTTTGAATACGCCCATCAATGctttttataatcattatattaatttaccttTGCCAAAAGATAAAATACTAGCGACGTATGTTTGGATTGATGGAAGCGGCATACATTTGCGTTCTAAGGATCGTATATTAGAGAGAGTACCTTGTGACCTTACCATGGCCCCAAAATGGTCATTTGATGGAAGTTCCACAGGCCAAGCGAAAACGAACGACTCCGATACGATCTTAATTCCATGTGCAATATATCGAGATCCATTTCGTAAAAGTCCGCATGTCGTAGTACTTTGTGAAACGTTTCATTGCGATGGAACACCTACAGCTACAAATTACAGAGCAAACTGTGCAAAAGTTCTTAGTAAAATAGCACACCAAGAACCGTGGTTTGGGATAGAACAAGAATATACAATGTTTGATACGGATATGTGGCCTCTAGGATGGCCAAAATGTCGTGGCTTTCCAGTGATTAAATCCAAATTTTCTTACTGTGGGAATGGTGAACACATAGCTGGAAGAGATATTGTAGAATGCCATGCAAGAGCATGTATTTATTCTGGCATGGACTACGAGGGATCTAACGCTGAAGTTATGAAAGGAACTTGGGAATTTCAAGTCGGAACCACTTTAGGAATAAAGGCTGCGGATGACGTATGGATGGGaaggtattttttaaacagaATAGCTGAACATTTTAATACCATTATCAGTTACCATCCAAAACCGATGGGTAAATATCAACCAGGCATAGGCTGCCATCACAATTTTAGTGTTAAAAAAATGAGAGATAATGGAGGAATACGGGAAATAGAAAGAGTGTGCAAAATTCTTTGTGATAAGCatacaaagtatataaaaaactatgGACTTGGAGAtggaaatgaaaacaaaaaaagactAACAGGAAAGTTTGAAACTGCTTCTTTCGATACATGCAAATGGGCAGTGGCAGATAGAGGAGCGTCGGTAAGGATTCAAAGAAGAGTTATGTTAAAAGGAAGTGGTTTTCTTGAAGACAGAAGACCAGCTGGTGATTGTGACCCGTATAGAGTTTGCGCTCTTTTAGCAGAAACTTGCCTAAATTGACTGGCT
The Pararge aegeria chromosome 6, ilParAegt1.1, whole genome shotgun sequence genome window above contains:
- the LOC120624510 gene encoding glutamine synthetase 1, mitochondrial-like, with amino-acid sequence MSIYIKSISRWRNILQSYSNIKIYARTLAQHHFTSGVASLNTPINAFYNHYINLPLPKDKILATYVWIDGSGIHLRSKDRILERVPCDLTMAPKWSFDGSSTGQAKTNDSDTILIPCAIYRDPFRKSPHVVVLCETFHCDGTPTATNYRANCAKVLSKIAHQEPWFGIEQEYTMFDTDMWPLGWPKCRGFPVIKSKFSYCGNGEHIAGRDIVECHARACIYSGMDYEGSNAEVMKGTWEFQVGTTLGIKAADDVWMGRYFLNRIAEHFNTIISYHPKPMGKYQPGIGCHHNFSVKKMRDNGGIREIERVCKILCDKHTKYIKNYGLGDGNENKKRLTGKFETASFDTCKWAVADRGASVRIQRRVMLKGSGFLEDRRPAGDCDPYRVCALLAETCLN